In one Penaeus chinensis breed Huanghai No. 1 chromosome 33, ASM1920278v2, whole genome shotgun sequence genomic region, the following are encoded:
- the LOC125043367 gene encoding proteasome subunit beta type-2-like: MTLQCLIGAKFNDFVLMATDMSHLQSIMVQKGDDDKMYKMSSNLVMAVSGEPGDTTQFAEYIAKNIQLYKMRNGYELAPSAAVHFTRHTLATHLRSREPYFVNLLMGGYDTNTSTTELHYMDYLAASVPVKYYAFGYGGMFTLSIMDKEYKPDLNQEQAYELLKKCTSEIKRRFLVNLPKFRVRIISKDGIKDLPHIVAEGEAP; encoded by the exons ATGACTTTACAGTGCCTCATTG GTGCAAAGTTCAATGACTTTGTATTGATGGCTACAGACATGAGCCATCTGCAGAGCATCATGGTGCAGAAAGGAG ATGACGACAAGATGTACAAAATGTCATCAAACCTAGTGATGGCAGTGTCTGGAGAGCCAGGAGACACAACCCAGTTTGCAGAGTACATTGCCAAGAACATCCAGCTGTACAAGATGCGCAACGGCTATGAATTGGCCCCCTCTGCAGCAGTTCACTTCACAAGACACACTCTTGCCACACACCTGCGCTCTCGG gAACCCTATTTTGTAAACTTGTTGATGGGTGGTTATGACACAAATACCAGCACAACCGAACTCCATTACATGGATTACCTGGCAGCATCTGTGCCAGTCAAATATTATGCCTTTGGATATGGTGGCATGTTCACTCTCTCCATTATGGACAAGGAATACAAACCTG ACCTAAACCAAGAACAGGCCTATGAACTCCTCAAGAAATGCACCTCCGAGATCAAGCGAAGGTTCTTGGTCAACCTTCCCAAATTCCGTGTCAGAATCATCTCCAAGGACGGAATCAAGGATCTGCCTCATATCGTTGCCGAGGGCGAAGCACCATAA